From Bombyx mori chromosome 3, ASM3026992v2, the proteins below share one genomic window:
- the LOC119630757 gene encoding ATP-dependent DNA helicase pif1-like: MGGMVVLLAGDFRQTLPVITKGTPADEINACLKASTLWVHVKTFSLSTNMRVQLHNDVQSGQYAAALLKIGEDRMAKDGNGMITLDREFCNVVHNPDDLNNFVYSELLTNMRNRDWLCERAILAPTNEMVGQINEQIMSRVEGDIVEFLSVDTVMDTEQVTSYPVEFLNSLELSGVPSHKLRLKVGVPVLLMRNLDAPRLCNGTRLQVTHLGRNIVKAIIMTGMAKGENVLIPRIPIIPTDLPFQFKRLQFPLKIAFAMTINKAQGQTLKVAGINLEKSCFSHGQLYVACSRVSSPQNLHVLAREGKTKNIVYKNVLQ, encoded by the coding sequence ATGGGGGGGATGGTGGTACTTTTAGCGGGCGATTTTAGACAGACTTTGCCGGTTATCACTAAAGGCACCCCTGCAGATGAAATAAATGCGTGTTTAAAAGCGTCAACGTTATGGGTGCACGTAAAAACGTTTAGTCTGTCTACAAATATGAGAGTGCAACTACACAATGATGTACAATCTGGACAATATGCTGCTGCTCTTCTTAAAATTGGAGAAGATCGTATGGCAAAGGATGGTAATGGCATGATTACATTGGATCGTGAATTCTGCAATGTTGTGCATAATCCAGATGATCTAAATAACTTCGTCTATAGCGAACTGCTAACTAATATGAGGAATAGAGACTGGTTATGTGAAAGAGCAATTTTAGCGCCGACGAATGAAATGGTGGGACAGATAAACGAGCAAATTATGTCACGCGTGGAAGGTGATATTGTTGAGTTTCTCTCTGTAGACACTGTAATGGATACTGAACAAGTAACATCATACCCTGTAGAATTTCTTAATTCTTTAGAACTGTCGGGAGTACCTTCACACAAACTGAGGCTGAAAGTAGGCGTTCCTGTCCTTTTAATGCGGAATTTAGATGCACCAAGACTGTGTAATGGCACACGGTTGCAAGTGACACACCTCGGTCGCAATATTGTAAAAGCAATCATTATGACTGGAATGGCAAAAGGAGAGAACGTTTTAATCCCCCGTATACCCATAATTCCGACAGATTTGCCATTCCAGTTTAAGAGATTACAGTTTCCGCTGAAAATCGCATTCGCTATGACGATAAATAAAGCTCAGGGGCAAACATTAAAAGTAGCCGGCATTAATTTAGAAAAGAGTTGTTTTTCTCACGGACAATTATACGTGGCTTGCTCACGTGTTTCAAGTCCACAGAATCTCCATGTGTTGGCCAGAGAGGGAAAAACAAAGAACATAGTTTACAAAAATGTACTACAGTAA